The Oxyura jamaicensis isolate SHBP4307 breed ruddy duck chromosome 3, BPBGC_Ojam_1.0, whole genome shotgun sequence genome segment GACAAGCACTGCTGGAGGTAACCATCAAAGGAAGACAATTGCCTATGTAAgactttgcttccttttttagGACTGCCTCCCAGTTttagtatttgaaaataagcaGAGAAGAGAGCTTTACAGTTCCCTAGGAAGTTTCCCTCAGAGTATGAAGGTTTTAGCAGTCTGGATGGGATGACAGGCCTGTGTTGGAACTGCCATCAGCTTAGTCTCTTGGTGGTCAGTACCGGATtctaaaaggaataaaacacaaaggaaCTCTCTAGCGAAGACTCACTGAGTAACCTGCTCATATTGACCTTACTTCCAGGCTGAAGTACACACCCTAATGAGTCGATTACTGTAGTTACACTCCTGCCTTTTTCTAAATAGAGTAAAAAATGTTCAATTTTATGTCCTCTGCCTTACGTGTTAAAAGCTAATGGAGATTCTTACTTCAGTCAAGTGGCAAGAACTTTGCCCATGGAACAGGAAGATCTAaattcttttcttgtttgtgaaGTACAAAAAGCTGAAACCATGATGGTTGCAAAAGCCTTAGTAAACTTCCAAGTGAGTACAGCAGGTACATAGTTTAACCCAGAACCTGTGACCAGCTAGGTATgtaactttaaacaaaaaaaaaaatagtatctgcAAAGACATTCTAAttgttacttaaaaataaggaaagaacaTACAGACTTTAATGTGCTAGTTTGTTGATGTTTCAATTCTGAATTatctttgtaaaaatatttatatatataaataaatattcaaagaataaaaatatcccACACATGATACTGTtcaaatgaagacagaaattaGAGCAGAACTCTAGGAATACCTGTGGTGGCAGTACTAAGCTGGAAGCCAATCTTGTCAGTCATTTCATGACTGATATGCAAAACCAACTTAATTGTTAGTAGTGGTAGGTCATAGAGTACTTTCACTATTGCAGCTGAATACCatttagaataaaatactgaagataAAATTTCCTGGTACCATCTTTATGCAAGTGAATACCATCATTATGTTAAATATGGAATGCCCTATGATGGACTAATGAGATAATTAGataatttaaaacagtaatattGCAGATGCAAAGCATTGTCAGCTTTTCTGAACAGTGTGGTACGCTTATTTTTAACTTGCCCTTTTCTAATGGAATCATTTAAAGGTCTGATTATTACtacattcattctttttatttccttctttggaCCTATTAGGTTCAGATGGAGTTTCGGAAAAGCTGGGAGCGCTGGAGATTGGAACATTTATATGTCCAGAGAGACAGCAGTATGAAACCTCTGAAGTGTCCAGCCAACAGCATCAGTAGCGGAGGCACAGTAGGCAGTAGTGTCTATGCTGCCACTTGCCAGGCCACGTTCAGCTAAGATTTCTGAAGGTGAATCAGACTGAGAATAATGAACTGTGTAATATACCTGAAAACCCTTAAATACCCAAGCAAGTGGCTTAAGTGTGTCATCTCCAGCAAGAAACTTAAGTATATGCTGCTCATTGCCTGAAGGCTGTTGGACAAAGGTTTCTAGGGAGAGCAATCTGCTAATATAATCAACACACCAGAGGAAAAATTGATCATGTCTAAAGTAAGTTAAAAGAGTTTCTTCCTATTTGCACACAAGGCCTCCAGGTGTCCAAAACTTAAGCATAGCATTGATCCAGTCTGAAACCACAGGGTCAATGGCCTATTACTGTTGAGTGGGTGAGCTGAGTGATCAACTGATTAAATTACAAGGATACAAAATATGAttattgccaaaaaaaaaaaaaaaaaaaaagacacgtTTAGACTTTTATGGGGATAGGGTAAGGTGCTATTACTAGTTTTAGAAAGAACTTAGTGGGACACAACGTGTTTTAGGGGAGAATCAATCAGTTTTGTAATATGCTTTCCAAACCTAAAGTTCAAAATATGCTTACCTGTTCTACTAGGTAGGTGAAGAACAGCATCCTGAAGATCAATAACTGTAGCAGGTAGTGTGGTGTACGTTCCTGAACGCTCTTTTTAAGCTTCACttgaaaaaattaaaccaaaacagTATCTAGTAGGGGAGCTCTTTTTCATTAATAGGTCTCTGTTGACACCGATAGAAATATCCCCTGTATGCACAGTCCTTCAGCTTTTACATGGCACTCTGTCTCTCCAATTGGGTGCAGAAGTCAACCTGCAGTCACAATTGGTCTTACCAGACTTCATCTACTTGGGACAGATTTGGCACTTCCCAGTGTGGGCTCACTCTTCTCCAGTTTCTTCTCTAGCCTTGTCCGATTTCTCGAGGCCCACTAGCTACCTACCAGGTACCCTACCTGCGGTGGCAGGCAAGTGGGTAGGTTTCACCAGGCGTATCGAGGGTTGTGCTTTCAGCACGGCAGACAGCTCTGGCTGCCCACCACCTCCTTGGCTGGCACTCGGTGGGATTTGGGAAGCCCCCACGGCACAGCACCCTGAGCTTGATGAGCTTGTGTCGCCTGCTAGAATCTGCGAGGGCTCTCATAGAATATGCATCTACACCGCTAATTAGCAGTTACCCTTGCTGTTTACACgagctgctggagaaaaaaatgaggtacCTTTACAAGCAGAGCTCAGTCCATTGCATCACTTAACAGAcgctatttatttttactcagcTTAGATATTCAGGCTCCCTTTACAACAGACAAGGTGCAAGATACCAGGTTGGAGAATATCCCTGCCCATAGCCTTCCTGTAATGAGTAGCTGCCATAGTCTAGCAGTTATGCTGctcagcagagagagagaaagaacataTTTTCAAGTCCCTCTGCATTTCAGTTCACATCCCCCAATGCCAAGAAAATGGACTGGATATTCTGGGATGTAATTCAGCATCTTCCCTGCCTGAAGCTAGATTGCTTTGCATGGAATTATTTAATCATTGTATTAGAATTCAAATTGCCAACAGGGTGGATTAGTTTTGTAATCAGCAGGTTAGAATCAAATTACAGAGGATAGGTTACCTTCTTCTGCTATAATGCTTATAATTGAGCTCCAGGGAAAAAGTCAGACACATTTGTAGAAATCCACCACAGTTCTCAGGCTGGCTTATGTCTGCTTAGCATGCTGGCTTCTACGCAGGCCATTCCCAGGTTGTCCCTTTGTAACTTCAAGTTGCAGAGCTGACCTTGGAATGAAGCACCTCAGGTTTGTCTGTAAATTTAATAGCTAGTCTCTACATTGTCACCATTAATACAATGCCTGACTACTACATGTGTATGCTAATTGCTGTcctgaaatttaattaattagcTTCTCGTATGTTGAGCATACCTGATGTTTCTACTTAACATCCACCATTAAGTGCTTTGGATAGGAAAAGTGGTAAAATTAGAGTCACTGGTAGGTGAAAAGGTGGTAACAGATTAAGTATCTGTGTGATAATGCACGCTAGAGGGACTGATTTCACCCACGAATAGTCCAGGTAGGGCATTAGTAGTTTTCCAGGGCTTCGTTGTGTGCAAACCTGGAAAACTGTTCCTGCTACTTGCACAGCTgttagcaaaattaattttgctacaGCAACAGGAAGTTATAGATGCATTGTAACACACTATTATGCTGGAATACATACCAAATGAAAGAGAATAGACAGCGAAGTCCTTACATGTGTGGCATCAAATCTGTACTTAGTTGCTGTCACAAAATTTAAGTTTGATATACTTCTGAGCTACTAGGTTCCTTTTACCCCTCCCAGTGTCACTTAAAAACAGGGCTTTGGGCCCGCAGAAGTAACTCCAGCACCAGCTGTCACTTACCTTCTTCCATTATGACTTGTTAGgatccaggaggaaaaaaaaaaatgtatgttaacaagcagagctttttttttttttttttctccccaattAAGCTCTTGTTTTTCAAGCCTTTTAAATATCCCCTTTACATACTAGTAAAACAACGCAGTGAAAGGAATTGCCACCAAAGCAGAGTAACAGTAATATGAGAAATACTTTCAGCAATGCCTAAACAATGATTTCTACATCATACTGTTATCTACTTCAGTAAAATCTTTTACAAGCCTATGTTGTTATTCATGACATCTCCATTTCAGAATTTATAACGTGCATTTATTTGAGTAGCATGAAATaagcaaagcagcacaaagcactggaacagatgaactgcatgtgtttttatttcttgtgcCTTTCAGCTTCATGCTCATTTACTGTGGTAACTTGTTTCATAAAGTATTAAACAGAACAGTCTATAAAGTCACCTGGACATTATGTAACTAGAGTTTatagcaaatgaaaattttattttcatcattgcTGCTATAAAGTTTCATAACTTCATGGATGTTAccttatttttactatttatttgcatgtctttccttgtttaaaaaaaaacacccgcAGGATCTGTGAAAGATGTCAGATTATCAACTCCCcataaacatgtttatttttatcctcGTGAATAAAGATTCAACTCACAAAATTCTAACACTTACTGGTGTATTTTAttaagtgttttattatttattaagtgttttattatttattatctattttattatttattatctattttattatttattattaattactaataattaattaatcattattatttattaataattttattttattatttattatttagtattaagtgttttattatttattatcacCTCACTATTTCTTCTTAATTACCATAATACTTTCTAAGAATGTAAAGACTTATACTTCATGGAAGCAAAGGTTTTACTTGTACCACCGTGTCCAGTACAACAACTGCTCTTAACCTGCAGAAGttgtattaattaaaaacaaaacagagcacatTATCTGTACAGTCAGAAGGAATCAGAAGGAGTGAAAACTCTGTGAGTTTTTACATCTCAGCTAGAGGATGGTAGAAGATGTGAAAGTGAGAAAATTCTGTGCTTAGCTTTAAAAAGCAGCGTTTGGAATTTATACAACAGACCAGTACTAGAAGCTAGTAGAAGCTACTGCTTCCAGTACTGCGGAGAGCTATTGAAAGATACCTGGCACTGTTAAACACGTTTGTACTTTAATCCATTACTCTCTGGTCCAATTAAACTTGACAAAtgcttccttttgtttccttaacAAATGACAAAACCTGTGATAACTCAATCCTCAACACTGTAAATCACTGCTAAAATACAAAAGGCATAATGAAACAGGATTTGAAAGACCAAGCTCTGATTTTGGTTCTTGACTCAGTACGCACAGGTGTAAGCTCCTTTAGCTGCTCTTCACTATGGCAATATAAATGATTTGTTTCAATCATGGTTTGTTCCTGTTACTTATAAATGCCAGTGGATCACACATGAACTGTATACCTGACAATGTATGGAGTGATTGTAAGAGGCATCACCAGCTGTGCTAtggtaaagaggaaaaaaaaaaaaatgaatccaaTGACAGGGCAAATCCCTTTCTATCTGAGGGCTTCTTGCATTTCCACCTCTGCTGCACACTGAccctaaatttaaaaaatgatgaataaaaAAACATCAGCTGTCAGGAATAATAATCAAACCTTTTGCCTTACAATGCAGATGATAAAAGCTGTCACTTATGTGAACTTGCATCAAAATCAGACAATTAGATGAAACACATGAGTGTGAACAGAAGCACCAGCCTCAGTTGTACTGATACTGCCTCACGTCTTCAACAACTGGGTTCTAGACAGAGCTGGGAAAGAAGAGCAGTTAATCACTTTATTAAAGCTGTTGTCAAACAGCAGCCTTCCTGCCACCACTGTTAAGGCTACCAGGTGCAGAAACTGACCAGCTGCCAAGCTGACGGCCAGCTGTGTGAGGGTCGTGCCCCTCAGAGCCCTTCCAGCACCGCTCAGACCAGCTGCCTGCCGCTTCGGTGCCTGCCAGCCGGGCCCGGGGCCACCCCCGAGGAAAGGAGACCAGAGCTACGCTTTGCTACGGCTTTATTCGAGTCCGAGCCGCGCCCGGGGCCGGCTCCCTTCTCTCCTCGCCCCGCAGCAGGTCGGTGCGGAGGTGAGGGGGCCGTGCCCGGCGGCCAGGCGCTACCTCCCGGCGGCCGGCCGGTAGTGCAGCTCCCGCTCCAGCTGCTCGGCCGTCAGCGTCCCGGCGATGGCGGCGCAGCCGGGGTTGAACACTGAGTAGGCGCTCAGCTCGCCCGGCCGCCGCTCGCCGGGGCCGCGGGTGCCGGCGTACATCCAGTAGAAGAGGGAGACGACGAAGAacggcagccccagctccagctcggCGAACAGCGCCAGCAGCACggcccacagcagcagcttcagcgCCAGCACCAGCAGCGGCCTCGCCGGCTCCGTCGCCgccgggacgggacggggctgTGGAGGCAGCAGCGAGGCGCGGCGTCAGGCATCAGGCAccggcccgccgccgccgcacgCCCCCTACCCGCCCGCCGCAGCGCTCACCTGGCCGCCGCGATCCGGGCCCTCTGAGGCCTCCGGAGCCGCGGCCTTTCCCGGCGGCTCCTCGGAGAGCGGCGGGAGGCGGGCGGCGGTAGCGGTGGTGGTGCCGCGAGCGGCCCGAAAGCGGGCGAGGCGCTGCTCCACGGCGGCCGACATGGCCGCGCCGCGGCTGCGCAAGGGCGGGGCAGCGGCCGCGCCTGTGACGCCTCAGCGGAGGGCGGGCGGGACACGGGTGCGGGGACGTGCGCGCCGCCCTGGGGGCTGGCCGGAGTGGGGAGTCAAGTTGTGTGGGATCCCAGCGCTGTGAAAAGCAAATCTGGGAGGTTTTAGGTTTGTGAAAACACGCGGAGACAGACAAACGGGTGGTCCGCCTTTCTCTGCAGAATGGGTAGCAAGAGCCCACCACATAGCTCTGAAGAAGAGTTGGAAGTGACCGAAAACctcccctttttctttatttttttcatttttaaaccttAACGACTAACGTcaacaccaaaaagaaaaggaaacagagggaagaaagcatG includes the following:
- the SAYSD1 gene encoding SAYSvFN domain-containing protein 1 — its product is MSAAVEQRLARFRAARGTTTATAARLPPLSEEPPGKAAAPEASEGPDRGGQPRPVPAATEPARPLLVLALKLLLWAVLLALFAELELGLPFFVVSLFYWMYAGTRGPGERRPGELSAYSVFNPGCAAIAGTLTAEQLERELHYRPAAGR